From a single Okeanomitos corallinicola TIOX110 genomic region:
- a CDS encoding FAD-dependent oxidoreductase, translating to MAKPMILTVDDDPQVLQAIARDLRKEYGDRFRILRADSGAKALEAIKELKLRNETVALFLADQRMPQMTGVEFLQEALEIFPEAKRALLTAYADTDAAIAAINKTSINYYLTKPWDPPEEKLYPILNDLLDDWLANYHPPFEGIRVIGNRWSPDSHNIKDFLARNHVPYQWLDIERDQEGRDLLNYSGKDKDKLPLVILEDGERLIQPTNIQIADKIGLQTQAKQPFYDLAIVGGGPAGLAAAVYGASEGLNTVMIEREAPGGQAGTSSRIENYLGFPVGLSGADLARRGVTQAKRFGVEILTPQEVAGVRIEGNYRYAILKDGTEIACHALMLAMGVSWRRLNVPGIEKLTGRGVYYGAAMTEAMECSNEQVYIVGGANSAGQAAMHFSKYAKEVHMLVRGNDLAKGMSQYLVDQISATENIIVELNTSVVEAKGEDSLEALNLLNSVTGEQEIVAANSLFIFIGAVPHTDWLEGIVERDERGFVLTGPDLFKDGKRPKGWHEDRQPYLLETSVPGIFAVGDVHHGSVKRVASGVGEGSICVSFVHQYLAKVV from the coding sequence ATGGCTAAACCAATGATTTTAACTGTGGATGATGATCCGCAAGTATTACAGGCGATCGCTCGTGATTTACGTAAGGAATATGGCGATCGCTTCCGTATTTTACGCGCTGACTCAGGGGCAAAAGCATTAGAAGCCATTAAAGAATTAAAGTTAAGAAATGAAACCGTAGCCCTATTTTTAGCGGATCAAAGAATGCCGCAAATGACAGGGGTAGAATTTTTACAGGAAGCATTGGAAATTTTCCCGGAGGCGAAAAGGGCATTATTAACAGCTTATGCTGATACCGATGCGGCGATCGCCGCCATCAACAAAACCAGTATCAACTACTACTTAACAAAACCTTGGGATCCCCCAGAAGAAAAACTATATCCCATCCTCAATGACCTTTTAGACGACTGGTTAGCCAACTATCACCCGCCCTTTGAAGGTATCCGCGTTATTGGTAATAGATGGTCTCCCGACTCCCACAACATCAAAGATTTCCTTGCTCGAAATCACGTACCCTATCAATGGTTGGACATAGAACGAGATCAAGAGGGACGTGATTTACTTAACTACAGTGGTAAAGATAAAGACAAACTACCTCTAGTTATCCTCGAAGATGGAGAGCGTTTAATCCAACCGACTAACATCCAAATCGCCGACAAAATCGGACTGCAAACCCAAGCCAAACAACCATTTTATGACCTAGCCATTGTTGGAGGTGGACCCGCGGGTTTAGCCGCCGCCGTTTATGGTGCTTCAGAAGGGCTAAATACCGTGATGATCGAACGAGAAGCCCCCGGAGGTCAAGCCGGTACAAGCTCCAGAATTGAAAACTATCTCGGATTTCCCGTCGGTCTGAGCGGTGCAGATTTAGCTAGACGTGGTGTGACTCAAGCCAAACGCTTTGGTGTAGAAATTCTCACACCCCAAGAAGTTGCTGGTGTTCGCATTGAAGGTAATTATCGTTACGCCATTCTCAAAGATGGTACAGAAATTGCCTGTCATGCTTTGATGTTAGCAATGGGGGTATCTTGGCGACGTTTGAACGTACCCGGTATAGAAAAACTCACTGGTCGCGGAGTTTACTATGGTGCAGCGATGACCGAAGCAATGGAATGTAGCAACGAACAGGTTTACATCGTTGGTGGTGCAAACTCTGCCGGACAAGCAGCCATGCACTTTAGTAAATATGCTAAAGAAGTGCATATGTTAGTTCGCGGCAACGATTTAGCTAAGGGGATGTCCCAGTATCTAGTTGATCAGATTAGTGCTACAGAAAACATCATTGTTGAACTCAATACCAGTGTGGTTGAAGCCAAAGGGGAAGATAGCTTAGAAGCCTTAAATCTCCTCAACAGTGTTACTGGTGAACAGGAAATCGTTGCTGCTAACTCCCTATTTATTTTCATCGGTGCAGTTCCCCACACTGACTGGTTAGAAGGAATAGTTGAACGGGATGAAAGAGGCTTTGTTCTCACTGGACCAGACCTATTTAAAGATGGTAAACGCCCCAAAGGATGGCATGAAGATAGACAACCTTACCTCCTAGAAACCAGTGTTCCTGGTATCTTTGCAGTGGGTGATGTCCATCATGGTTCTGTGAAGCGGGTAGCGTCAGGAGTTGGTGAAGGTTCAATTTGTGTGAGTTTTGTGCATCAGTATTTGGCAAAGGTAGTTTAG